The window cttgctcattgctgcaaggggtgaactagccagggcaatgcaggagagctcaccctagTGGGGAGGACAGGAAGAGTTAGCAGGCAGACCAAACCTGCAACTAACCAGGCCAAGGTTATGAGTTGGTCCACCCctacatccaccccatctgtgatctgcagGAGATCtatagacccaaagctgcaggacctCCACGACAGAGGGCAACAGGATTTCCAAGagaagtcccagtgagggcccagcatcaacaCTGTAGCAGACCCCAGAGGCCTTGAGTCAGACTAATGACTCTTCTCACTGACACTCGCAAGCAAAGATACgtggacaaaagggtttactgcatgactcactgcgtcacactgcagcttccatgacaagatttcctttctttttttctcttaaattgtgttttatttggagGGGGTTTCAAGGGCAGAAGGTGGATATGAAGGAACAGGAAAATGAATAGGATGAAGAGGCacaatgtgaaagacacaaagaataaataaacagaaagttaaaaagaagaaaagaaaatgccttcataagatctggctgtaggcaagcctgtcaggcattttcttaagtagtgattgatttctgggtggtgccatccctgggctggtcaGGCTGATCAAGCCatgttgagcaagccagtaagcagcacccctccatgcccCCAGCAGCAACTTCTACCTCTAGGTtccagtttgagttcctgtcctgagtcCCTTTAATGacggactatgatgtggaagtgtaagcggaataaaccctttgctccccagcttgcttttggtcacggtgtccATCACAGCAGCAGTAACCTAAACCATCCGATTCTCTATCTATTGCTAGATAAAAGATCAAGGAGTTCTCTTCTCCCAATATTTTGTCTCTGATTATTCTTGTCCATCCTCTTCTTATCATCCTCATCTGCCTCATctgcttctgttctctctctctccccccccctctcgtgtgtgtgtatgaagtgaTAAGGTTGctgttctctgcctttctctgggGCTAGATGAGTTTTATGGTCAAAAGAGAAGTTGAGTTGGGAGGCTCACACTGACCCCCAGTTCTACACTCCATCCTCTTACCCCTAGGTCTCTTTGTTGCTACATCTACTGAACACACTTCTAGTCAACCGTATCTTGGCCAGTTTCTGAAACTAAAGCAGATcaagtatttaataaaaataccCTACTCTTCAATTAACTTTCGAGTACCTGCCATAGTCTGGTTCTTGGCGTTTCAAACACACATTGAATAATCTAAGTCTTATGTAGTCTTTCACCTTCTATCTTTTCATCAAAAGTTTAACAAGCATCCATTGATATAGTACTTTGACAGTGGCATCAAATGGGAGAATATACTCAGGAAACATAAAGTGTCATGAATATCCCACCTGCCATGCTGGATCCCAGAATCATCACTGGACTATGGGTAGATCCAAGATGAGAACCGAGTGAGAGTATACCCAAGACATTTTTGCTCAGTGTTGGACACAGGGTTGAGTAGTCGTGGAAGAAAACAGATGAAGAAGCCTTTACACAATCCACACCTGCTCACTTGCCTCCTAAAGTTCAGAACACCCAAGAGGACACTAAATCATTTATTATCTTAAGAAGTGGTCTGGTGAAGGAAGAGGGTCGGGGCCACAGTCCCTAATGGAAAGGGATAAGGGGACTCTTCATTGCTCAAAGGTCTGCATGTTGGGAAGGTATGTGCTTAGGCCTATTGATATTTTCAGTGCTGGGTGATGAAGGTAATGATGAGGTCAAACTGGGGACAGTCTGCAATGTCCTAGGTTAGTCTGGCACTAGGTATGGGCACTAATGAATAGTGCCATTAATTTACGCACAGGAGGAACCAGTCAGTCGTTGTCAGAGTCCCCTTGTGCAGTGAAAATTCACTGCTACAGACACTGTGATTGTCTATCCAGTGGGGTCGGTGCCAGGTGTCTAGGGTGGGACTCCGTCCCCTATCAGAAGTGTGCCTCCTTGCTTGTTGAGACTCCAGTCTGTGGCAGGTGGGGCAGCAAAGATAACACTTTCTGTGTGTAGGCGGCTATCCATGCTGCTGGGCGTCCACCTGGGTGAGTCATGGTGTGTTTCTTATGTGTTTGGATGGTTCTGTTTATAGGGATCGTGTGTCCTGTCTTACCCTCCATTCCCTCAACCCCTCATCCAGGTCCCAGTGTGCTGATGGTGGTATAGCTTAGCCTGGACAGTGAAGCGATGGAGGGAGTAGGAGGATCCTCATCCGGAAGAGGCCGGGGGCGAGCTCGTGGAGGCCGTGGGCAACAGCGGGCACATGTATCCAGGCAGGCCTGGCGAAAGCGGCGGTGCATGAAACAGTAGACCAGGGGATTGACACAGGCAGAGGCGTAGCTCAGCAAGTGGATGAAAGAGATTGGGGCCCCTGAGAGGGCTCGATGTGCCCCTGGGCCATCGAAGGCGCGCCACGTGTTGGCGCTGTACACTGGCAGCCAacacaggaagaaaagcacaACAATCACCAGCAGCATTCTCACTACCCGTTTCTTAGCCAGCAGCTTGGCCTGGTTGGGCCGAGGGCCAGGGCCTGACCCAGGAGTGGGAGTGGTCAGCGCAGTCATCTCCAGTCGAGAACGCGGAAGTTGCACGTAGCAGCCATCACTATCTTCCCCAGCCAGGCTAGTTTCAGGCCGGCAAGCCCCGTTCTGATGGACAGGCCCTGAACACAGAGCATAAAGCATAGAGCACAGAGGGTGCGATCAAAGCAGAAGACAAAGTCCTCTTAAATTGCAGCCCAGCATCCACTCGACGCCCCTTCCCCACGGCTTTTACCCTGATTTCCCATCTCCTTTCTACACTTCTTTCGGATCCACCCACTAAGGAGGTCATGTCCATGTCCAAAGCTCTGCCCCTTGTGCATTTCACCTTTTCACCCACCTGGTGCTGCTCCACCCGGCAGGGATCCTTGGTTTCGGACCCGGCTTTGGATCTCACCATCGTCACCATCAAAGCGAAGGCCAAGGTAAAGCTCGCGAGAGATGAGCCCGTAGGCCACAGCCATAACCACGCCCGGGACGAAGAACAAAAGCATTAGCAGAAGTACTGACCTGGGGACATAATACAGACCAATAATGTCTCCTGTGCGGCCAGTTACAGGTAAAGGAAGAGGCAAAAACTGGCCTGTGGCCAGCTGATCAAGGAAGGGGTGGGTAGGCTCTGGGGATGCCGCTGGGAAGGGCGATAGACTAGCGAGGGACCCCAAATTGGAATTCCAAATGTGGGAGTGTAGAACGGGGCTTGGAAGGAAacttcctggagctggaggacTGCTCTGGGGAAGGGGTGTAAGCATCTGAGGAAGGTGGGAAAAGGACTTCCTAAGATAGTGTGGTGGGTGCCCTCACCAGGTCTGGCGGACACGCGCACTGGGCCAGCGATGCACGCACTGCAGCACTCGAGGCCCCACTGGCTGCACTGCGGTGTATACAGGATAAGGGATCATAAGCAGTCCAGACAGTAGCCACGTGGCTAAGATCACCCGCGCTGCATGGGAGCGGGTCTGCCACACCCGTGCTTGCAGTGGTCTGCAGATGGCGCTGTACCGCTCCAGGGCGATGGCCACGAGATTTAGCGTGGACACACTCACTGACACCCCTAAGCAACATGAGAGGAAATGATCACGTTGGGAACACACACACTGCACGCTCACCGCTGTGATTTCCTCCACCCTCATCAGGAAAAACCCTTGTATTTGCCAAGTACTTTAAGAAGGGAGAGGGCCAAGGCGGAGATGTTTGTCTCACCTACCCATGAGGTAGGAAACGGCCTTGCAGATGACGCTGCCGAAGATAAATGTGCCCATGAGGTTGGGCAGGAGTGTGAAGGGCATGCAAGCCACAGCCAGCAGGAGGTCACTGACTGCCAGGGAGAGCAGGAAGGCATTGGTGACAGTTCTCAGGCGCCTGCTCAGTCCCAGGACCACAATGATGAGCACGTTTCCTCCAACACTCATGAGAAAGATCACCGCGTAAAGGGTGACTCTAATGGCCAGTTCCAGTTCTAGGCAGAAGAGAGAGGTGGCTGTAGGAGGATTTGAGTTCCATTCATCCAGACCCCCAACCCCACTTCACCCCAAACCATGTTGGATCGTGTCTGTGTTccccaaaatacaaataaacagaaaacaaaaccaaaccagccCCTTCCCaactaaaagaagagaaaagccaTTCACTGCTGTGTGCCGTCCACAGCCCCTCCTTCAGGGCTGTCTCATCCTCTCAGCACTGCATCCACTCCAGTCTCTTGATGACTCAGTTTCTTGCCTGCACCACGAGCACTCGTGACTCCTTCTTAAGCTGACTTCTCAGCCTTGGAATGAAAACTCTTCATAACCCCCCTGCTTCCACCCCAAACACAAACATTTCCCAAATCTGGTAAATGCCTATAAATTCCTCATCTACCAAGAATCAGAGTGATTGCCACTGTTTTGCAAAGGCTATCCTGAGCACCTCATTTGGAGCTAATCTCCTACTCTTTGACCCCTGCGTGTTCCATATTCCCTATACATTTAGTAGAGCCCTTGTTTTCCTCTCCACATTGTGCTTTAACGTTCTCCAAAGATTCGGTCTTACTCAGTAAACATTTGCAGAGGACTTCCTTTGTGTCAGGTTCTGGGGACAAAGAGGTGACTGCCATTCGAGAGCTGACAGTAGAGAGGGAATCTGAGACACTTAAAGAGGTAATTGCCACACAGTATGATAGGAAGTGAGTTTGAGAGATGTTCAAGACGCTATAGGAGCCCCAGGGGAGACCAGTGCTGCTGGGTGAGTCAGAAGGGCTAGAAAGGTGACCAATTCATTTGTGTCGTTGTCTATGGGGAGATAGATTCATCTTTGGACCTTTGTATCATAAACATGCAAACCTGACAAAACTGGATTGAATTGGAGTGGACTGAGTCATCCATACCCACTGCCTCAGTGTCAGGGAGATAGGAACTTGAAGACAGAAAGCCTCCTACACTGTGGGAGTAGGAGGGGTTCAGAGGTACAGCCTCTCTTTCTTAACTGCCCAGCTTGCTTCTCTTAGCTGCCTCTTGGCTTAGTTTTCAAACTGGATTACTGGCTCATAATGATAACTAGCTGATTTAGAGGTTATTCTATTTATTAGATAATAAATAAGCTCTATTTATTAGAAATCCTCAAACAGGGGACTGGAGAGCAGGCTTAGCTATAAAGAGCATTTCTATGCtggttggctcacaactgtctgtaattcctgaTCGTGGATATTGGGAACCTGATTCCCTATTTTGCTTGCAcgaatgtatacacacacacacacacacacacacacacacacaccctacaggACTTAGCACTAACATTACTTGCTTCGATCTCGGGGTGTCTGAAATGTCTTGCTGCCTTAGGGTTCAACCATTCAAcacactatttttttcttctcccaatcTGAACTCCTCTTTGCCCCAGTCTCTATTCCATCATGGCACCTCACTCTGTTGTACTTCCCTTTTCTTCCAGTGTATCTTAGGAAACACACACTGGAGGGCCTTGATGGACCAACTGCAGGTGACAGGATGATTTTGATGCAGTACTCTTGCTTTTGTATGCCTATTTTTcaaacctcctcctcctccttcttttcttcttcttcttcctgttcttctcctcttcttctttttgacagggtctctttatgtagtcctgactgtccaggagttctctatgtagatcagactggccatgaactcacagagatcctactgcctctacctcctgagtgttacAGTTACTGGTGTATTACTGACTTGAATTATGTTCTTTTCACAGGGACAGATTATGAAAGGCTTGTGTCTGGCAAATTTGAAGtgcatgaggtgtgtgtgtgtgtgtgtgtgtgtgcagagacaaTAAATAAACACTGGAAGATCTTTGTCAGAGAGGCCCTTGGACCCCGGAGGGAGGGGGCAAAGCAGATTGCCttttttgcatctttgttttctccaagttcactttcttctgtctctacccACCTTAACATTAATTACTACACTTCAGGCTGTGTAGCACTTTGAACTACACAAGTACCTAAAAACTGTCACACCCATTCATGCAGTCGATATACACCCTATGTGTGCTCTTGACCTAGTGGTGGCCCAAAAAGATGAAGCTAGGCTTCCCCTTTATGAAATTCTAAATATACTTGGAATTTTCTGGAAAAAAGACATTAAAGTTATAATAAGCATGACCAGCAATTGTATAGCAAATGCGTGTGAACATTGCGAAAGAGTATGTGAGattgtaaatgtgtgtgtttattagtgcgtgcgtgtgtgagagtatgtgtgtgagtgtgtatgcgtgtgcatgtgtgcgttcATGTgcgtgagtacatgtgtgtgagtgtgtgtgtgcgtgtgtgtacatgtgcgtgagTGCATGGacgtgtgtgagcatgtgtgcatgtatgtgagagagtgtgtgtgtttattagtgcgtgtgtgtgcgtgtgtgtgtgtgtgtgatcatccAGATAATGGCAGAGAAGCATGAGCACAAGGATCCAGACAACATCTAAAGCAAATGATAGGCTTAAGCTGAGGATGTGGtccagtgggtagagtgctttcctagcatgTCCTAAGCCtagggtttgatccccagcaccctctAAACCAGATGTGGTGCCACATGCTTGTAGTCCTTGGAGACAGgggatcataagttcaagactagcctaggGTACATGATAGCTTatcaacaaaaaaacaaaacagggttttCTAAGAAAAACTTCACAGAAACTAATGCAGCCAATGCCTTCACCTGGTGTGCTGTATTTGGTTTCTCGTGAACAGAGACATCAGTGTAATActagtgtatatatgtgtggtgaGCATGGGTAGGGTTCAACTAACTTGGGGGAATACCTGGGTGCATGAGACACACCCAAGTGTCAGTGGCATGGAGCAAGTAAGCAGAGGTCATATGCAATGGTGAATTGGCAATAGCAGAACACAGTAATGCCTTAGAGCTTGAGAGTAATATAGAGGTAGGTGAAGGTGGCCCTTATTTATTTGAGTAATAACTGGTAATATCAAATTGAATATAGGCTGTGTTTAAGTTTAAAGAACACCCGAGTAACTGTGATGACAGTGGAGTAAGCAAAAATGATAACCAACACTAAGTAACAAACACTTCAGTGTGCAGATGACATCTTCAGGAAGCACGGCTTGTACGCAGAGATCTGTATGTGAATGGGGGAATAATCACAGGACGGCGGTTCTGACTGAGGAGGTGGTAGCGTTAGCCAAGACGTGTGGGCACTATTTAAGTGAGTATAAATGTCAGGTGCTAACACGTCTAGCTCAGTTAAGATGTTAATCTTGATTGTGTGAAATAGCTGAGAGCCTGACTGAACACAGAGACTATCCGAGTCTTTGCTGAAAATGTCTGAGTGCTGATGAATGACACTGCATGATTTCCTGGGGAATATCTTGAGAAGGTTTACTTACACAGCCATGGGGAAGATGTGCTATTTTGTAGGTGATTATAAAACAAGAGTAGCATGTGACAGACAAACCACCTCGAAATGACTGCGGACAACACTGAGGGTGGGTGTCACCTGTTTTACTCTGGACAGCATGTGCGGTAATGGCGAAGTCTCAGATTTGCCTAAAAATAAAGTGCGCAGCATCCACATTTCTCTCGGCAACGTAGTAGTGAGCCAGGTGACGTGTGCGTCTGTGGGGTACTATTTCAGTGAGACCGGCCAGCGCTCTTTGCATGGCGTGTCTGCACACCTGCATAACAACCTGATGTGTCCAAGCAACAGCATCCAGATAAATGAGGTTGTCCTTGCCCTTGGGCTCTGAATCACTGAGCATCTTGCTCCTTCAGCGACCCTCCTCTACTCGCTGCCCTCCCTTGCATGAGAACCTTTAAATATCTCTTGATTCTTCCCTACTTTTAAATGCCCAGGATATAGCAAATCTGCAGAAAAAAGCTTGGAATTGCCattttgagatcagcctgggcaacaaatgagaccctgtttctaaagtgtgtgtgtgtgtgtgggggggcagtaAAGCTCGGCTACAGCCTgtttctaaagtgtgtgtgtgtgtgggggggggcagtaaAGCTCGGCTACAGCCTACTCTTCTGCAACCCCACAAGATTTCTATCACTGccctatttctctttctcccagcaccccTACTTCTTGGACATTTTACCTAACTACTCTTGTTCACTTCTTGCTATTCCTTCCCATAGCCCACTTTGAGTCAGGTCTCGGTTTCCACATATTCTCCTAAGAACTAGTTATTGCGTCTGAGCAACCCCATTGTGTTTTGTTCATCTCTGACTCGTCGTGGCAATATTTAGCATCGCCTACTCCACCTCAGTCAAgactctcctctcctttctgcaATGACACAGCTACTGTTTCTGATTCATTTCACTCTTCATGGAATCTCCTCCCTCTGCTTTGCCTTTAAATGACAGCCTTCCGTAGGGGCCCGTGTCAGCTTCCCTGTTCTCGTCTTatacaatgttttttaaaaaagatttttctttcctgttcctaTGGTTTCCAGTTCTCCCTCTAGGTGAAGACTTTTCAAGGCTGTATTTACAGCTCAGCTCTCCAAGGTAAGTTCTAGATCTCTGTACTCAGCTGCATTGGTGAGTTAGCCATCAGTATTTGAACTCTATGGACTTCAAACTGAGTTTATAGTAATCCCCTCTTCCAAAGCTACTTCTGCTCCCTTgttgctggggactgaatccagggccttgcagtagctaggcaagggctctaatATGAAGTGCATATCCAGCCCCTCCTTGATTATCTTGATATGTCATCTGCATCCTTTCAGTTTTCCCAAACCAGAAACTGGATGTTATTCCTTGACCTCATCCACCCTCTCTACTTCTAATTGATCATCAGGGTCTGTTGATTCCATTTCCAGAAGTGGCTCTCAAATCCATCCACTTCTCTTCATCCCCTCCGCCAGTACCTCTGTGTTAGCATCATCTTTCAGCCAGATCTGTGTAATGTAATAGCTTTCTAAAGTATCCTTCTGCATTCCATCTCA of the Chionomys nivalis chromosome 8, mChiNiv1.1, whole genome shotgun sequence genome contains:
- the Cckbr gene encoding gastrin/cholecystokinin type B receptor; the protein is MDLLKLNRSIQGPGTGPGSSLCRPGVPLLNSSSTGNLSCEPPRIRGTGTRELELAIRVTLYAVIFLMSVGGNVLIIVVLGLSRRLRTVTNAFLLSLAVSDLLLAVACMPFTLLPNLMGTFIFGSVICKAVSYLMGVSVSVSTLNLVAIALERYSAICRPLQARVWQTRSHAARVILATWLLSGLLMIPYPVYTAVQPVGPRVLQCVHRWPSARVRQTWSVLLLMLLFFVPGVVMAVAYGLISRELYLGLRFDGDDGEIQSRVRNQGSLPGGAAPGPVHQNGACRPETSLAGEDSDGCYVQLPRSRLEMTALTTPTPGSGPGPRPNQAKLLAKKRVVRMLLVIVVLFFLCWLPVYSANTWRAFDGPGAHRALSGAPISFIHLLSYASACVNPLVYCFMHRRFRQACLDTCARCCPRPPRARPRPLPDEDPPTPSIASLSRLSYTTISTLGPG